A single Buchnera aphidicola (Hyperomyzus lactucae) DNA region contains:
- the tsgA gene encoding MFS transporter TsgA, translating into MKNMNEIGLTWISFFSYAFTGALVVVTGMIMGNIANYFHLTISEMSNTFTFLNGGILISIFLNAWLIEIISLKKQLIFGFILTIISMIGIVFCNNVFLFSINMFILGLVSGITMSIGTFIITNLYSGAKRSSQLLLTDSFFSMSGMIFPIITAFLLEKKIIWYWTYICIGVIYLLIFILTINLNFKQLKTDIKKINNTQEKWNCNVLLLSMSALLYILGQLGFISWVPQYITEYMHINIQKTGSLVSNFWMSYMIGMWFFSCIIKFFDLHRIFIFLTSISTVLMYGFIHSESFLMQKCMIISLGFFSSAIYTIIITLASLQTKYPCPKLINLILLFGTIGTLLTFVVTSPIVEKKGLYATLISSNILYGIVFFLSILIYINKKNKKIM; encoded by the coding sequence ATGAAAAACATGAACGAAATAGGACTTACATGGATTAGTTTTTTTTCATATGCATTTACAGGTGCATTAGTTGTTGTAACTGGAATGATTATGGGAAATATTGCTAATTATTTTCATTTAACTATATCTGAAATGAGTAATACGTTTACATTTTTAAATGGTGGAATTTTAATATCGATTTTTCTTAATGCTTGGTTAATAGAAATTATATCATTAAAAAAACAACTTATATTTGGATTTATTCTCACTATCATATCTATGATAGGCATAGTTTTCTGTAATAACGTATTTTTATTTTCCATTAATATGTTTATACTTGGATTAGTTAGTGGTATAACTATGTCTATTGGCACATTTATTATTACTAATTTGTATTCAGGAGCAAAAAGAAGTTCTCAATTATTATTAACTGATTCTTTTTTTAGTATGTCAGGAATGATATTCCCAATTATTACGGCTTTTCTTTTAGAAAAAAAAATTATTTGGTATTGGACTTATATTTGTATAGGAGTAATCTATTTACTGATTTTTATTCTGACAATAAATCTAAATTTTAAGCAATTAAAAACTGATATAAAAAAAATCAATAATACACAAGAAAAGTGGAACTGTAACGTGTTATTATTATCAATGTCAGCACTATTGTATATTTTAGGACAATTAGGATTTATTTCTTGGGTTCCACAGTATATTACTGAATACATGCATATTAATATACAAAAAACAGGTAGTTTAGTAAGTAATTTTTGGATGTCTTATATGATTGGTATGTGGTTTTTTAGTTGTATTATTAAATTTTTCGATTTACACCGTATCTTTATATTTCTTACGAGCATTTCTACAGTACTAATGTATGGTTTTATTCATAGTGAAAGTTTTTTAATGCAGAAATGTATGATTATTAGTTTAGGTTTCTTCTCTAGTGCTATTTATACTATTATAATAACATTGGCATCATTGCAAACAAAATATCCTTGTCCAAAATTAATAAATTTAATTTTGCTATTTGGTACAATAGGAACTTTACTAACTTTTGTTGTTACTAGTCCTATAGTAGAAAAAAAAGGATTATATGCTACTTTAATCAGTTCAAATATATTATATGGTATAGTATTTTTTTTATCTATATTAATTTACATAAATAAAAAGAATAAAAAAATTATGTAA
- a CDS encoding aspartate aminotransferase family protein, which yields MISKKTLITRDNFDKLILPFYNPVSFIPVKGKGSRIWDQDGKEYIDFSGGIAVTSLGHCHSLLNKALKKQSKMLWHVSNFFTNEPTLKLAKKLTSFSFASKVFFANSGAEANEAAFKLARYYSCKRYNLKKNKIISFYNSFHGRTFFTVSVGGQSKYSDSFGPKPSGIIHASFNDINTVKNLINEHVCAIVVELIQGEGGIIPATKSFIKELRLLCNQHNIILIFDEIQTGIGRTGKLFSYEHYGVTPDILTLAKSLGGGFPISAMLATDEIASVIKVGIHGTTYGGNPLACAIAESVIDIVNTEKVLSGVEKKFKQIVFELNIINKHFNIFEEIRGRGLLIGIVLKSKYSYKIREILKFSFLEGVIFLTAGNNVIRLAPSLIISKIDIIEGMKRFHRALERCLF from the coding sequence ATGATATCAAAAAAAACATTAATTACACGAGATAATTTTGATAAATTAATTTTACCATTTTATAATCCAGTTTCTTTTATTCCCGTAAAAGGAAAAGGTAGTCGTATCTGGGATCAAGACGGTAAAGAATACATTGATTTTTCTGGTGGTATTGCAGTAACATCATTAGGACACTGTCATTCTTTATTAAATAAAGCATTAAAAAAACAAAGTAAAATGTTATGGCATGTAAGTAATTTTTTTACAAATGAACCAACTTTAAAATTAGCTAAAAAATTAACTTCATTTAGTTTTGCATCGAAAGTTTTTTTTGCAAATTCTGGAGCAGAAGCCAATGAAGCCGCTTTTAAATTAGCGCGTTATTATTCATGTAAAAGATACAATTTAAAAAAAAATAAAATTATTTCTTTTTATAATTCATTTCATGGACGTACATTTTTTACTGTTTCCGTTGGTGGACAATCAAAATATTCTGATAGTTTTGGTCCTAAACCTTCAGGAATAATACATGCTTCATTTAATGATATTAATACTGTAAAAAATTTAATTAATGAACATGTTTGTGCAATAGTAGTAGAACTAATTCAAGGAGAAGGAGGAATAATACCAGCAACTAAATCTTTCATAAAAGAATTACGTTTGCTCTGTAATCAACATAATATTATTTTAATATTTGATGAGATCCAAACTGGAATAGGCAGAACTGGAAAATTATTCTCTTATGAACATTATGGTGTTACTCCAGATATTTTAACTCTTGCTAAATCATTAGGTGGAGGTTTTCCAATTAGCGCGATGCTGGCTACAGATGAAATTGCATCTGTAATTAAAGTCGGAATACATGGTACTACATATGGCGGAAATCCTCTTGCTTGTGCGATAGCAGAATCTGTTATTGATATTGTTAACACAGAAAAAGTTTTATCTGGAGTAGAAAAAAAATTTAAACAAATAGTTTTTGAGTTAAATATTATTAATAAGCATTTTAATATTTTTGAAGAAATAAGAGGACGAGGTTTATTAATCGGCATTGTATTAAAATCAAAATATTCTTATAAAATACGTGAAATATTAAAATTTTCATTCCTAGAAGGTGTTATTTTTCTGACAGCCGGAAACAATGTTATTCGTTTAGCACCATCACTAATTATTAGTAAAATTGACATTATAGAAGGTATGAAACGTTTTCATCGTGCTTTAGAAAGGTGTTTATTTTAA
- the fkpA gene encoding FKBP-type peptidyl-prolyl cis-trans isomerase codes for MIFFPFKRIILLFIILCVPKSFSVPLSNIYSESHSNVKNIFTFKNNNEKLGYSLGVSLGNYVNQSFEKQKKIGINFDKYSLLKGIEDAISGHLKLSHHEISTILKNLEEKLNNATKVQFGKNIKENFIQGELYMKNFSKVKGVEKTSSGLLYLVEKEGEGETLTNNTKITVHYQGKFTNGVEFDNSYKRGKPISFILKDVILGWQEGVKYIKKGGKIKLVIPPHLGYGEREVNGIPGNSTLIFDIELLDVVNTV; via the coding sequence ATGATTTTTTTTCCCTTCAAAAGAATAATATTGTTATTTATAATATTATGTGTTCCAAAATCTTTTTCAGTGCCTTTATCTAATATTTACTCAGAATCTCATTCCAACGTAAAAAATATATTTACATTTAAAAATAACAATGAAAAATTAGGTTATTCTCTAGGTGTTTCATTAGGTAATTATGTAAATCAATCTTTTGAAAAACAAAAAAAAATAGGAATAAACTTCGATAAATATAGTCTTTTAAAAGGAATTGAAGATGCTATATCTGGCCATTTAAAATTATCGCATCATGAAATTTCTACAATTTTAAAAAATCTAGAAGAAAAATTAAATAATGCGACCAAGGTTCAATTCGGGAAAAACATAAAAGAAAATTTTATTCAAGGAGAATTGTACATGAAAAACTTTTCTAAAGTAAAAGGAGTAGAAAAAACATCTAGTGGTCTTTTATATCTTGTAGAAAAAGAAGGAGAAGGAGAGACTTTGACAAATAATACAAAAATTACTGTTCATTATCAAGGAAAATTTACTAATGGAGTAGAATTTGATAATTCTTATAAAAGAGGCAAACCTATATCATTTATATTAAAAGATGTGATATTAGGTTGGCAAGAAGGTGTAAAGTATATAAAAAAAGGAGGTAAGATTAAGTTAGTCATACCGCCTCATTTAGGATATGGAGAAAGAGAGGTGAATGGAATTCCTGGTAATTCTACTTTAATCTTTGATATAGAATTATTAGATGTAGTTAATACAGTGTAG